The proteins below come from a single Thunnus thynnus chromosome 10, fThuThy2.1, whole genome shotgun sequence genomic window:
- the LOC137190660 gene encoding uncharacterized protein, whose translation MAHFVPLPKLPSAKRTAQLVLLHIFRLHGLPVDVVSDQYAHNSLICSATGLSPFQCAYGYQPPLFPTQEKEVSCPSVQAFIRRCRRTWLRARSILLRSVDRYTAAANRRRTPAPTYQAGQRVWLSTRDLPLHVESRKMAPKHIGPFTIQKVINPVAVRLKLPRSMRVHPTFHVSKVKPVHDSPLVPAAPPPPPPRIVDGGPVYTVHRLMRSRRRGRGLQYLVDWEGYGPEERSWVPARFIVDSNLIADFHLCHPDQPAKMPARRGARTLPPPDRPLGDRSLGEATDDGESFHWTPSAHPAEEVDWSDSQEL comes from the exons ATGGCCCACTTTGTGCCTCTGCCCAAGCTCCCTTCAGCCAAGAGAACTGCTCAGTTGGTCCTGCTCCACATATTCCGTCTTCATGGCCTCCCTGTCGATGTGGTGTCAGACC AATATGCCCACAACTCCCTCATCTGCTCTGCCACCGGCCTCTCTCCTTTCCAATGTGCATACGGCTATCAACCACCGTTGTTCCCCACCCAGGAGAAGGAGGTTTCCTGCCCGTCTGTCCAAGCCTTCATCCGCCGCTGCCGCAGAACCTGGCTCCGGGCCCGTTCCATCCTCCTTCGGTCTGTGGACCGCTACACTGCCGCCGCCAACCGCCGCCGCACCCCTGCACCCACTTACCAAGCGGGTCAGCGAGTGTGGCTCTCCACCCGAGACCTGCCCCTCCATGTGGAATCCAGGAAGATGGCACCTAAACACATTGGACCCTTCACTATACAGAAAGTCATCAACCCTGTTGCAGTACGGTTGAAGCTCCCGCGCTCTATGCGCGTCCATCCAACCTTCCATGTCTCCAAGGTGAAGCCGGTCCATGACAGTCCCTTGGTCCCTGCAGCAccgccaccacctcctccacgcATTGTTGACGGGGGTCCAGTCTACACGGTGCATCGCCTGATGCGCTCCCGCCGGCGGGGGAGAGGCCTTCAGTACTTGGTGGACTGGGAGGGGTATGGCCCGGAAGAGAGATCCTGGGTTCCTGCTCGTTTCATCGTCGACTCCAACCTCATTGCTGATTTTCATCTGTGTCATCCTGACCAGCCAGCTAAGATGCCTGCCCGTCGGGGAGCCCGCACTTTGCCTCCACCAGACCGGCCTCTGGGGGACCGTTCCTTGGGGGAAGCTACAGATGATGGAGAGTCCTTCCACTGGACCCCCTCCGCCCACCCGGCTGAGGAGGTGGACTGGTCCGACTCCCAGGAGTTGTAG